Proteins from a genomic interval of Neodiprion lecontei isolate iyNeoLeco1 chromosome 2, iyNeoLeco1.1, whole genome shotgun sequence:
- the LOC107221233 gene encoding probable phosphorylase b kinase regulatory subunit beta isoform X3 has translation MAQILTSPLSTHKAPFIKDNRQCSLSDLDVDMFLKISNYEDTVRQLDIYYGIVKRQLLRHQSCITGLFPQISSDKVVGSVRESIYCAAAIWSLYQAYRRIDDDRGKSYELGQSAIKCMRGILECWIKQSSRIELFKRNQCNLFALHCKFHLVTGDEIFPDTDYHHLQIDVVSLYLIFLVQMISSGLQIIYTQDEVAFVQNLVYYVERAYRTPDFGIWERGSRYNDGTPEIHASSIGMAKSALEAINGCNLFGEKGASWSVIYVDIDAHNRNRSIFETMLPRESSSKSVDAALLPTISFPAFATHEENLYNETKANIIRRLQGNYGFKRFGRDGYKTVLEETHRRYYKQGQIKEFDNIECEWPLFYIFMIIDGVFKTLPEQVEEYQNLLKLRLHKDVNGDPVIPMYYFVPEENIEVEKAQPGSALRMSSIEGSGQKSTGEAENVTLYLWNQAMFVIAQLLTAGLLHINELDPIRRYLPSYNRPRRAGRYSAFQGTHTDLVVQIVLIAESMRLQAMMATYGIQTQTPHEVEPVQIWSSTQLVKVYEQLGVNKKLDLRGRPARPVGSLGTSKVYRVCGMTVLCYPLIFEVSEFYLYRDMALLIDDIKTELQFVGRYWRLSGRPTVCLLIREEHMRDPQFKQMLDLFAMLKKGYCDGTKVRIGRLQNLISSSCIEHLDFMDTMDTDLSLTQFRQLEHDYIGYQSLTDVPRALSYSEELKEYSKYMKEPLCNILDEIRNTDGLYAKCQLYGILLKREGIDYKCNGLTVGDHLRGLYQQAGGLRYWMAIRYCSSMLHHTVDSISPFITGVLVNGKQITVGVVGQEETVFDKPMTPAEIQSVMYSTIQPHDIIQAVLQQEVLLYCGRLIGTNPEMFKGILKIRVGWVLEAVKLYVQMFGKNPKPIENYSPYEVRRFLMKVLTIKDWAVTQNLSILGRRKIEGCLCRVPANFYNQVWEVLVRCPFGITVNGRDLAQKPTLFNMTRSELTFALLVESILNHIPLPEYRQLVVELLTIVSTILLRNPELKFQKQLDLNKLVEDAFIMYCKDQNIDKSKDMTPLFSAHFTITTGYLARAVVNDVLIGGCFSTALDVQDSVEADEMCKIT, from the exons ATGGCACAAATACTCACATCACCGTTAAGTACTCATAA aGCTCCATTTATAAAGGACAACCGTCAGTGCAGCTTAAGTGATTTAGATGTCGacatgtttttgaaaatatctaacTACGAGGATACTGTCCGCCAACTAGATATATATTATGGCATAG TAAAAAGACAGTTATTGAGACATCAAAGCTGCATCACAGGcctttttcctcaaatttcaAGTGACAAAGTTGTTGGCAGCGTTAGGGAAAGTATTTACTGTGCAGCAGCAATCTGGAGCTTGTATCAAGCCTACAG ACGAATAGATGATGACAGAGGAAAATCTTACGAGCTTGGGCAGTCAGCCATAAAGTGTATGCGAGGTATACTTGAATGCTGGATAAAGCAGTCATCAAGAATCGAATTGTTCAAGCGCAATCAGTGCAACTTGTTTGCTCTGcattgtaaatttcatttagTTACAGGCGATGAAATATTTCCAGATACAGATTATCACCATTTACAG ATCGATGTTGTTTCTCTTTACCTGATTTTTCTGGTTCAAATGATATCATCGGGCTTGCAAATAATATATACGCAGGACGAAGTAGCTTTTGTACAGAACTTGGTATACTATGTTGAGCGAGCCTATCGCACACCAGATTTTGGTATTTGGGAACGGGGTAGCCGTTACAATGACGGAACACCTGAGATACATGCCAGTTCCATTGGTATGGCTAAAAGCGCACTGGAAGCCATAAATGGATGCAATTTGTTTGGAGAAAAAGGAGCATCCTGGTCCGTTATATATGTCGACATCGATGCTCATAATAGGAACCGCAgcatttttgaaacaatgctccCAAGAGAATCTAGTTCAAAG AGTGTGGATGCTGCCTTGCTTCCTACTATTTCGTTTCCAGCATTTGCAACTcatgaagaaaatttatacaatgaaaCTAAGGCAAATATAATACGCAGACTGCAAGGCAATTATGGTTTCAAACGATTTGGTAGGGATGGGTATAAGACTGTGCTTGAAGAAACACATCGTCGGTACTATAAGCAAGGACAAATTAAG GAATTTGACAACATCGAGTGTGAGTGGccattattttatattttcatgatCATTGATGGCGTATTCAAAACTCTTCCAGAGCAAGTTGAAGAGTATCAAAACCTGTTGAAATTGAGGCTTCATAAAGACGTTAATGGAG ATCCTGTGATACCCATGTATTACTTTGTCCctgaagaaaatattgaagtAGAAAAAGCACAGCCAGGCAGTGCACTGCGAATGTCCAGCATCGAAGGTAGTGGGCAGAAATCAACTGGCGAAGCAGAGAATGTAACCCTTTACTTGTGGAACCAAGCTATGTTCGTAATTGCACAGTTGTTAACAGCTGGTTTGTTGCACATTAATGAGTTGGATCCAATTCGACGTTATCTTCCGTCTTACAATAGGCCACGTAGAGCGGGTAGATACTCTGCGTTTCAG GGGACGCACACAGATCTGGTTGTACAGATAGTTTTAATCGCAGAGTCCATGAGGCTGCAGGCTATGATGGCTACATATGGTATTCAAACACAGACACCTCATGAAGTAGAACCTGTACAAATCTGGTCATCCACTCAATTGGTTAAAGTCTATGAACAACTTGGAGTCAATAAGAAATTAGATCTGCGTGGTCGACCTGCGAGGCCGGTTGGTTCCCTAGGCACTAGTAAG GTGTACAGAGTTTGCGGTATGACGGTCTTATGCTATCCCTTGATATTCGAagtttctgaattttatttatatcggGATATGGCACTACTGATTGATGACATCAAAACGGAGCTGCAATTTGTTGGCAGATATTGGAGACTCTCTGGCCGGCCTACCGTCTGTCTTCTTATAAGAGAAGAACACATGCG TGACCcacaatttaaacaaatgtTGGATTTATTTGCAATGTTGAAAAAAGGATACTGCGATGGAACTAAAGTAAGAATTGGACGCCTGCAAAATCTGATCTCGTCTTCATGCATTG AGCATTTAGACTTCATGGATACCATGGACACTGATCTATCGCTTACGCAATTCCGACAACTAGAACATGACTACATTGGATATCAGagtttgacagatgtaccccGGGCACTGTCGTATTCTGAAGAATTAAAAGAATATTCC aaaTACATGAAAGAGCCATTATGCAACATATTAGACGAAATTCGAAATACAGATGGACTGTATGCTAAATGTCAGCTTTATGGCATCTTGTTGAAACGTGAAGGCATTGACTACAAATGTAATGGACTGACAG TGGGTGATCACCTCAGGGGTTTGTATCAGCAGGCTGGTGGCCTCAGATATTGGATGGCAATCCGTTACTGTAGTAGTATGCTGCATCACACTGTCGACAGTATTAGTCCGTTTATCACAGGCGTCCTTGTCAATGGAAAACAG atAACAGTTGGTGTGGTAGGTCAAGAAGAAACTGTGTTCGATAAACCAATGACTCCTGCTGAGATCCAGTCCGTTATGTATTCTACGATTCAACCTCATGACATAATTCAAGCTGTCCTTCAACAGGAGGTTCTACTTTATTGCGGTAGACTTATCGGCACCAATCCAGAAATGTTTAAAGGCATTCTTAAAATACGTGTTGG ttGGGTGCTAGAAGCTGTCAAACTCTATGTGCAAATGTTTGGAAAGAACCCAAAACCCATTGAGAACTATAGCCCCTACGAAGTTAGACGATTCTTGATGAAAGTGCTGACCATCAAGGATTGGGCAGTTACACAGAA tttgaGCATATTAGGTAGAAGGAAGATTGAAGGATGCCTGTGCAGAGTGCCTGCAAACTTTTACAACCAGGTATGGGAAGTTCTAGTTCGTTGTCCTTTTGGGATTACTGTCAATGGGCGAGATTTGGCCCAAAAGCCAACATTATTTAATATGACGCGATCGGAGCTTACATTTGCACTCCTAGTTGAATCTATTCTCAATCATATTCCATTACCGGAATATCGCCAGCTGGTCGTTGAG CTTTTGACTATTGTGTCAACGATACTATTGCGAAACCCTGAGCTCAAATTTCAGAAACAATTAGATCTGAACAAGCTTGTTGAAGATGCATTCATCATGTACTGTAAG GACCAGAATATAGATAAGAGCAAAGACATGACTCCGTTATTTTCTGCACATTTCACAATTACAACAGGATACCTTGCTCGGGCTGTAGTCAATGATGTCCTCATTGGTGGATGCTTTTCCACTGCTCTAGATGTACAGGACAGTGTTGAAGCTGATGAAATGTGTAAGATTACATAA
- the LOC107221233 gene encoding probable phosphorylase b kinase regulatory subunit beta isoform X2 — MPSFICSSKAPFIKDNRQCSLSDLDVDMFLKISNYEDTVRQLDIYYGIVKRQLLRHQSCITGLFPQISSDKVVGSVRESIYCAAAIWSLYQAYRRIDDDRGKSYELGQSAIKCMRGILECWIKQSSRIELFKRNQCNLFALHCKFHLVTGDEIFPDTDYHHLQIDVVSLYLIFLVQMISSGLQIIYTQDEVAFVQNLVYYVERAYRTPDFGIWERGSRYNDGTPEIHASSIGMAKSALEAINGCNLFGEKGASWSVIYVDIDAHNRNRSIFETMLPRESSSKSVDAALLPTISFPAFATHEENLYNETKANIIRRLQGNYGFKRFGRDGYKTVLEETHRRYYKQGQIKEFDNIECEWPLFYIFMIIDGVFKTLPEQVEEYQNLLKLRLHKDVNGDPVIPMYYFVPEENIEVEKAQPGSALRMSSIEGSGQKSTGEAENVTLYLWNQAMFVIAQLLTAGLLHINELDPIRRYLPSYNRPRRAGRYSAFQAKPSIGTHTDLVVQIVLIAESMRLQAMMATYGIQTQTPHEVEPVQIWSSTQLVKVYEQLGVNKKLDLRGRPARPVGSLGTSKVYRVCGMTVLCYPLIFEVSEFYLYRDMALLIDDIKTELQFVGRYWRLSGRPTVCLLIREEHMRDPQFKQMLDLFAMLKKGYCDGTKVRIGRLQNLISSSCIEHLDFMDTMDTDLSLTQFRQLEHDYIGYQSLTDVPRALSYSEELKEYSKYMKEPLCNILDEIRNTDGLYAKCQLYGILLKREGIDYKCNGLTVGDHLRGLYQQAGGLRYWMAIRYCSSMLHHTVDSISPFITGVLVNGKQITVGVVGQEETVFDKPMTPAEIQSVMYSTIQPHDIIQAVLQQEVLLYCGRLIGTNPEMFKGILKIRVGWVLEAVKLYVQMFGKNPKPIENYSPYEVRRFLMKVLTIKDWAVTQNLSILGRRKIEGCLCRVPANFYNQVWEVLVRCPFGITVNGRDLAQKPTLFNMTRSELTFALLVESILNHIPLPEYRQLVVELLTIVSTILLRNPELKFQKQLDLNKLVEDAFIMYCKDQNIDKSKDMTPLFSAHFTITTGYLARAVVNDVLIGGCFSTALDVQDSVEADEMCKIT, encoded by the exons ATGCCAAGTTTTATCTGCTCATCAAA aGCTCCATTTATAAAGGACAACCGTCAGTGCAGCTTAAGTGATTTAGATGTCGacatgtttttgaaaatatctaacTACGAGGATACTGTCCGCCAACTAGATATATATTATGGCATAG TAAAAAGACAGTTATTGAGACATCAAAGCTGCATCACAGGcctttttcctcaaatttcaAGTGACAAAGTTGTTGGCAGCGTTAGGGAAAGTATTTACTGTGCAGCAGCAATCTGGAGCTTGTATCAAGCCTACAG ACGAATAGATGATGACAGAGGAAAATCTTACGAGCTTGGGCAGTCAGCCATAAAGTGTATGCGAGGTATACTTGAATGCTGGATAAAGCAGTCATCAAGAATCGAATTGTTCAAGCGCAATCAGTGCAACTTGTTTGCTCTGcattgtaaatttcatttagTTACAGGCGATGAAATATTTCCAGATACAGATTATCACCATTTACAG ATCGATGTTGTTTCTCTTTACCTGATTTTTCTGGTTCAAATGATATCATCGGGCTTGCAAATAATATATACGCAGGACGAAGTAGCTTTTGTACAGAACTTGGTATACTATGTTGAGCGAGCCTATCGCACACCAGATTTTGGTATTTGGGAACGGGGTAGCCGTTACAATGACGGAACACCTGAGATACATGCCAGTTCCATTGGTATGGCTAAAAGCGCACTGGAAGCCATAAATGGATGCAATTTGTTTGGAGAAAAAGGAGCATCCTGGTCCGTTATATATGTCGACATCGATGCTCATAATAGGAACCGCAgcatttttgaaacaatgctccCAAGAGAATCTAGTTCAAAG AGTGTGGATGCTGCCTTGCTTCCTACTATTTCGTTTCCAGCATTTGCAACTcatgaagaaaatttatacaatgaaaCTAAGGCAAATATAATACGCAGACTGCAAGGCAATTATGGTTTCAAACGATTTGGTAGGGATGGGTATAAGACTGTGCTTGAAGAAACACATCGTCGGTACTATAAGCAAGGACAAATTAAG GAATTTGACAACATCGAGTGTGAGTGGccattattttatattttcatgatCATTGATGGCGTATTCAAAACTCTTCCAGAGCAAGTTGAAGAGTATCAAAACCTGTTGAAATTGAGGCTTCATAAAGACGTTAATGGAG ATCCTGTGATACCCATGTATTACTTTGTCCctgaagaaaatattgaagtAGAAAAAGCACAGCCAGGCAGTGCACTGCGAATGTCCAGCATCGAAGGTAGTGGGCAGAAATCAACTGGCGAAGCAGAGAATGTAACCCTTTACTTGTGGAACCAAGCTATGTTCGTAATTGCACAGTTGTTAACAGCTGGTTTGTTGCACATTAATGAGTTGGATCCAATTCGACGTTATCTTCCGTCTTACAATAGGCCACGTAGAGCGGGTAGATACTCTGCGTTTCAG GCAAAGCCCAGCATT GGGACGCACACAGATCTGGTTGTACAGATAGTTTTAATCGCAGAGTCCATGAGGCTGCAGGCTATGATGGCTACATATGGTATTCAAACACAGACACCTCATGAAGTAGAACCTGTACAAATCTGGTCATCCACTCAATTGGTTAAAGTCTATGAACAACTTGGAGTCAATAAGAAATTAGATCTGCGTGGTCGACCTGCGAGGCCGGTTGGTTCCCTAGGCACTAGTAAG GTGTACAGAGTTTGCGGTATGACGGTCTTATGCTATCCCTTGATATTCGAagtttctgaattttatttatatcggGATATGGCACTACTGATTGATGACATCAAAACGGAGCTGCAATTTGTTGGCAGATATTGGAGACTCTCTGGCCGGCCTACCGTCTGTCTTCTTATAAGAGAAGAACACATGCG TGACCcacaatttaaacaaatgtTGGATTTATTTGCAATGTTGAAAAAAGGATACTGCGATGGAACTAAAGTAAGAATTGGACGCCTGCAAAATCTGATCTCGTCTTCATGCATTG AGCATTTAGACTTCATGGATACCATGGACACTGATCTATCGCTTACGCAATTCCGACAACTAGAACATGACTACATTGGATATCAGagtttgacagatgtaccccGGGCACTGTCGTATTCTGAAGAATTAAAAGAATATTCC aaaTACATGAAAGAGCCATTATGCAACATATTAGACGAAATTCGAAATACAGATGGACTGTATGCTAAATGTCAGCTTTATGGCATCTTGTTGAAACGTGAAGGCATTGACTACAAATGTAATGGACTGACAG TGGGTGATCACCTCAGGGGTTTGTATCAGCAGGCTGGTGGCCTCAGATATTGGATGGCAATCCGTTACTGTAGTAGTATGCTGCATCACACTGTCGACAGTATTAGTCCGTTTATCACAGGCGTCCTTGTCAATGGAAAACAG atAACAGTTGGTGTGGTAGGTCAAGAAGAAACTGTGTTCGATAAACCAATGACTCCTGCTGAGATCCAGTCCGTTATGTATTCTACGATTCAACCTCATGACATAATTCAAGCTGTCCTTCAACAGGAGGTTCTACTTTATTGCGGTAGACTTATCGGCACCAATCCAGAAATGTTTAAAGGCATTCTTAAAATACGTGTTGG ttGGGTGCTAGAAGCTGTCAAACTCTATGTGCAAATGTTTGGAAAGAACCCAAAACCCATTGAGAACTATAGCCCCTACGAAGTTAGACGATTCTTGATGAAAGTGCTGACCATCAAGGATTGGGCAGTTACACAGAA tttgaGCATATTAGGTAGAAGGAAGATTGAAGGATGCCTGTGCAGAGTGCCTGCAAACTTTTACAACCAGGTATGGGAAGTTCTAGTTCGTTGTCCTTTTGGGATTACTGTCAATGGGCGAGATTTGGCCCAAAAGCCAACATTATTTAATATGACGCGATCGGAGCTTACATTTGCACTCCTAGTTGAATCTATTCTCAATCATATTCCATTACCGGAATATCGCCAGCTGGTCGTTGAG CTTTTGACTATTGTGTCAACGATACTATTGCGAAACCCTGAGCTCAAATTTCAGAAACAATTAGATCTGAACAAGCTTGTTGAAGATGCATTCATCATGTACTGTAAG GACCAGAATATAGATAAGAGCAAAGACATGACTCCGTTATTTTCTGCACATTTCACAATTACAACAGGATACCTTGCTCGGGCTGTAGTCAATGATGTCCTCATTGGTGGATGCTTTTCCACTGCTCTAGATGTACAGGACAGTGTTGAAGCTGATGAAATGTGTAAGATTACATAA
- the LOC107221233 gene encoding probable phosphorylase b kinase regulatory subunit beta isoform X6, whose amino-acid sequence MAQILTSPLSTHKAPFIKDNRQCSLSDLDVDMFLKISNYEDTVRQLDIYYGIVKRQLLRHQSCITGLFPQISSDKVVGSVRESIYCAAAIWSLYQAYRRIDDDRGKSYELGQSAIKCMRGILECWIKQSSRIELFKRNQCNLFALHCKFHLVTGDEIFPDTDYHHLQIDVVSLYLIFLVQMISSGLQIIYTQDEVAFVQNLVYYVERAYRTPDFGIWERGSRYNDGTPEIHASSIGMAKSALEAINGCNLFGEKGASWSVIYVDIDAHNRNRSIFETMLPRESSSKSVDAALLPTISFPAFATHEENLYNETKANIIRRLQGNYGFKRFGRDGYKTVLEETHRRYYKQGQIKEFDNIECEWPLFYIFMIIDGVFKTLPEQVEEYQNLLKLRLHKDVNGDPVIPMYYFVPEENIEVEKAQPGSALRMSSIEGSGQKSTGEAENVTLYLWNQAMFVIAQLLTAGLLHINELDPIRRYLPSYNRPRRAGRYSAFQAKPSIGTHTDLVVQIVLIAESMRLQAMMATYGIQTQTPHEVEPVQIWSSTQLVKVYEQLGVNKKLDLRGRPARPVGSLGTSKVYRVCGMTVLCYPLIFEVSEFYLYRDMALLIDDIKTELQFVGRYWRLSGRPTVCLLIREEHMRDPQFKQMLDLFAMLKKGYCDGTKVRIGRLQNLISSSCIEHLDFMDTMDTDLSLTQFRQLEHDYIGYQSLTDVPRALSYSEELKEYSKYMKEPLCNILDEIRNTDGLYAKCQLYGILLKREGIDYKCNGLTVQQQIHYHRFSG is encoded by the exons ATGGCACAAATACTCACATCACCGTTAAGTACTCATAA aGCTCCATTTATAAAGGACAACCGTCAGTGCAGCTTAAGTGATTTAGATGTCGacatgtttttgaaaatatctaacTACGAGGATACTGTCCGCCAACTAGATATATATTATGGCATAG TAAAAAGACAGTTATTGAGACATCAAAGCTGCATCACAGGcctttttcctcaaatttcaAGTGACAAAGTTGTTGGCAGCGTTAGGGAAAGTATTTACTGTGCAGCAGCAATCTGGAGCTTGTATCAAGCCTACAG ACGAATAGATGATGACAGAGGAAAATCTTACGAGCTTGGGCAGTCAGCCATAAAGTGTATGCGAGGTATACTTGAATGCTGGATAAAGCAGTCATCAAGAATCGAATTGTTCAAGCGCAATCAGTGCAACTTGTTTGCTCTGcattgtaaatttcatttagTTACAGGCGATGAAATATTTCCAGATACAGATTATCACCATTTACAG ATCGATGTTGTTTCTCTTTACCTGATTTTTCTGGTTCAAATGATATCATCGGGCTTGCAAATAATATATACGCAGGACGAAGTAGCTTTTGTACAGAACTTGGTATACTATGTTGAGCGAGCCTATCGCACACCAGATTTTGGTATTTGGGAACGGGGTAGCCGTTACAATGACGGAACACCTGAGATACATGCCAGTTCCATTGGTATGGCTAAAAGCGCACTGGAAGCCATAAATGGATGCAATTTGTTTGGAGAAAAAGGAGCATCCTGGTCCGTTATATATGTCGACATCGATGCTCATAATAGGAACCGCAgcatttttgaaacaatgctccCAAGAGAATCTAGTTCAAAG AGTGTGGATGCTGCCTTGCTTCCTACTATTTCGTTTCCAGCATTTGCAACTcatgaagaaaatttatacaatgaaaCTAAGGCAAATATAATACGCAGACTGCAAGGCAATTATGGTTTCAAACGATTTGGTAGGGATGGGTATAAGACTGTGCTTGAAGAAACACATCGTCGGTACTATAAGCAAGGACAAATTAAG GAATTTGACAACATCGAGTGTGAGTGGccattattttatattttcatgatCATTGATGGCGTATTCAAAACTCTTCCAGAGCAAGTTGAAGAGTATCAAAACCTGTTGAAATTGAGGCTTCATAAAGACGTTAATGGAG ATCCTGTGATACCCATGTATTACTTTGTCCctgaagaaaatattgaagtAGAAAAAGCACAGCCAGGCAGTGCACTGCGAATGTCCAGCATCGAAGGTAGTGGGCAGAAATCAACTGGCGAAGCAGAGAATGTAACCCTTTACTTGTGGAACCAAGCTATGTTCGTAATTGCACAGTTGTTAACAGCTGGTTTGTTGCACATTAATGAGTTGGATCCAATTCGACGTTATCTTCCGTCTTACAATAGGCCACGTAGAGCGGGTAGATACTCTGCGTTTCAG GCAAAGCCCAGCATT GGGACGCACACAGATCTGGTTGTACAGATAGTTTTAATCGCAGAGTCCATGAGGCTGCAGGCTATGATGGCTACATATGGTATTCAAACACAGACACCTCATGAAGTAGAACCTGTACAAATCTGGTCATCCACTCAATTGGTTAAAGTCTATGAACAACTTGGAGTCAATAAGAAATTAGATCTGCGTGGTCGACCTGCGAGGCCGGTTGGTTCCCTAGGCACTAGTAAG GTGTACAGAGTTTGCGGTATGACGGTCTTATGCTATCCCTTGATATTCGAagtttctgaattttatttatatcggGATATGGCACTACTGATTGATGACATCAAAACGGAGCTGCAATTTGTTGGCAGATATTGGAGACTCTCTGGCCGGCCTACCGTCTGTCTTCTTATAAGAGAAGAACACATGCG TGACCcacaatttaaacaaatgtTGGATTTATTTGCAATGTTGAAAAAAGGATACTGCGATGGAACTAAAGTAAGAATTGGACGCCTGCAAAATCTGATCTCGTCTTCATGCATTG AGCATTTAGACTTCATGGATACCATGGACACTGATCTATCGCTTACGCAATTCCGACAACTAGAACATGACTACATTGGATATCAGagtttgacagatgtaccccGGGCACTGTCGTATTCTGAAGAATTAAAAGAATATTCC aaaTACATGAAAGAGCCATTATGCAACATATTAGACGAAATTCGAAATACAGATGGACTGTATGCTAAATGTCAGCTTTATGGCATCTTGTTGAAACGTGAAGGCATTGACTACAAATGTAATGGACTGACAG ttcaaCAACAAATACATTACCATCGTTTTAGTGGGTGA